Proteins encoded in a region of the Pyxidicoccus trucidator genome:
- a CDS encoding cupin domain-containing protein, with protein MSSHPHVVHEPEVPWNEVTQGPKVAYRRKQLGAAAKGRKLGCSLMELPPGKHAWPRHFHTANEEAYYILSGTGRLRLGEDTVAVKAGDYVALPVGPEGAHQLLNDGTETLRYLAFSTMVEPDITVYPDSKKVVLFAGAAPGGDKAARTLSATLPLSSEVDYWSGEER; from the coding sequence ATGTCCTCCCACCCCCACGTCGTCCATGAGCCGGAAGTCCCCTGGAACGAAGTCACGCAGGGGCCGAAGGTGGCCTACCGCCGCAAGCAGCTCGGCGCCGCCGCGAAGGGGCGCAAGCTGGGGTGCAGCCTGATGGAGCTGCCTCCCGGCAAGCACGCGTGGCCACGTCACTTCCACACCGCCAACGAGGAGGCGTACTACATCCTCTCCGGCACGGGCCGGCTGCGCCTCGGCGAGGACACCGTCGCCGTGAAGGCCGGTGACTACGTGGCGCTCCCCGTGGGCCCCGAGGGCGCGCACCAGCTCCTCAACGACGGCACCGAGACGCTGCGCTACCTGGCCTTCTCCACCATGGTGGAGCCCGACATCACGGTGTACCCGGACTCGAAGAAGGTCGTCCTCTTCGCGGGCGCGGCTCCCGGGGGCGACAAGGCCGCGCGCACGCTGTCCGCCACCCTGCCTCTCTCCTCCGAGGTGGACTACTGGAGCGGCGAGGAGCGATAG
- a CDS encoding TIGR00266 family protein, whose protein sequence is MAQMHEVDFHIYGEDLQFVEVELDPGEAAVAEAGTLMYMEDGIEMETIFGDGSEKKSGFLGSLLGAGKRLLTGESLFTTVFLNRGGGKRKVAFAAPYPGKIIPVNLSKLGGELIAQKDSFLAAAKGVSLGIAFQKKLGTGLFGGEGFIMQRLQGDGLAFIHAGGTLHERTLGPGEMLRVDTGCIVAFQPTVDYDIQMVSGIKTAFFGGEGLFFATLRGPGKVWLQSLPFSRLAGRILSAARPGGARDEGSVLGGVGLGSLLGNDE, encoded by the coding sequence ATGGCGCAGATGCACGAGGTGGACTTCCACATCTACGGCGAAGACCTGCAGTTCGTCGAGGTGGAGCTGGACCCTGGAGAAGCGGCGGTGGCCGAGGCCGGCACCCTCATGTACATGGAAGATGGCATCGAGATGGAGACCATCTTCGGTGACGGCTCGGAGAAGAAGAGCGGCTTCCTCGGCTCGCTGCTCGGCGCGGGCAAGCGGCTGCTGACGGGCGAGTCCCTCTTCACCACCGTGTTCCTCAACCGCGGGGGCGGCAAGCGCAAGGTGGCCTTCGCCGCGCCCTACCCCGGCAAAATCATCCCCGTGAATCTGTCCAAGCTCGGCGGCGAGCTGATTGCGCAGAAGGACAGCTTCCTCGCGGCGGCCAAGGGCGTGTCGCTGGGCATCGCCTTCCAGAAGAAGCTGGGCACCGGCCTCTTCGGCGGCGAGGGCTTCATCATGCAGCGGCTCCAGGGTGACGGCCTCGCCTTCATCCACGCGGGCGGCACGCTGCACGAGCGCACCCTGGGCCCCGGGGAGATGCTGCGCGTGGACACCGGCTGCATCGTCGCGTTCCAGCCCACCGTGGACTACGACATCCAGATGGTGAGCGGCATCAAGACGGCCTTCTTCGGCGGCGAGGGCCTCTTCTTCGCCACGCTGCGAGGCCCGGGCAAGGTGTGGCTCCAGTCGCTGCCGTTCAGCCGGCTCGCGGGCCGCATCCTCTCGGCGGCGCGTCCCGGCGGCGCGCGCGACGAGGGCAGCGTCCTGGGCGGCGTCGGCCTGGGCTCGCTGCTGGGCAACGACGAGTAG
- a CDS encoding ATP-grasp domain-containing protein, which translates to MFHGLTLLIPDKADPERDAVAREWEARGGTVLRLGKFWSPPDVDRTRVRLYGNDTFCLVLAQKLGLTLVSPPDDLLLKVDPAWVKREVRGATLEQVASEAFPRFIKPLVPKVFRAAVWPGPEALAEECRGLAPDTPVLSSEIVSLRAEARGWVLDGQVCTCAVYEGEGSVTEARDFLATVAREATLPRTCVLDAAFVEGRGWALLEANAAWGAGLNGCDAAEAVLCIAEATTPLP; encoded by the coding sequence ATGTTCCATGGGCTCACCCTGCTCATCCCCGACAAGGCCGACCCGGAGCGCGACGCCGTCGCCCGCGAGTGGGAAGCGCGAGGCGGCACGGTGCTGCGGCTGGGGAAGTTCTGGAGTCCACCCGACGTGGACCGCACGCGGGTGCGCCTCTATGGCAATGACACCTTCTGCCTCGTCCTGGCGCAGAAGCTGGGCCTCACGCTCGTCTCTCCGCCGGATGACCTGCTGCTGAAGGTGGACCCCGCGTGGGTGAAGCGCGAGGTGCGCGGCGCCACACTGGAACAGGTGGCCTCGGAAGCGTTTCCCCGCTTCATCAAGCCGCTGGTGCCCAAGGTGTTCCGCGCCGCCGTGTGGCCGGGGCCGGAAGCGCTCGCGGAGGAGTGCCGGGGGCTGGCGCCGGACACGCCGGTGCTGTCGTCGGAGATTGTCTCGCTGCGCGCGGAGGCCCGGGGCTGGGTGCTGGACGGGCAGGTGTGCACGTGCGCGGTGTACGAGGGGGAGGGCTCCGTCACGGAGGCCCGGGACTTCCTCGCCACCGTGGCGCGCGAGGCGACGCTGCCGCGCACGTGCGTGCTGGACGCCGCCTTCGTGGAGGGCCGGGGCTGGGCGTTGCTGGAGGCAAATGCGGCCTGGGGCGCGGGGCTCAACGGCTGCGACGCCGCCGAGGCGGTCCTCTGCATCGCCGAAGCCACCACGCCGCTCCCCTGA
- a CDS encoding LysM peptidoglycan-binding domain-containing protein, translating to MSYRIQSGDTLSGIARKYGTSVGALMKANPQIKNADLIYTGKSLNIPGSKDSFEPGKTGGGKPGGSTGGTTGSSGAQQTTGVNGGNAPTGSAFDIAKSHLGKNAGSLKMEKGGVGSDMEDWVPNNVNCANFVSACLEQAGLITNGQHDNSVMGLQRKLDADPDFKRVSLQDAKPGDVVSMKTPGGQHVVMFAGWKDGKAQFIGSNNVNSDGSQRITISSMNYPIMSIHQHR from the coding sequence ATGAGCTACCGCATTCAGTCGGGTGACACCCTCTCTGGCATCGCCCGCAAGTACGGCACCAGCGTCGGCGCGCTGATGAAGGCCAATCCGCAGATCAAGAACGCGGACCTCATCTATACCGGCAAGTCCCTGAACATCCCGGGCTCCAAGGACAGCTTCGAGCCGGGGAAGACGGGCGGCGGCAAGCCGGGCGGCTCCACGGGCGGAACCACGGGCAGCTCGGGCGCGCAGCAGACCACGGGCGTCAACGGTGGCAACGCCCCCACGGGCAGCGCGTTCGACATCGCCAAGTCGCACCTGGGCAAGAACGCGGGCTCGCTGAAGATGGAGAAGGGCGGCGTGGGCAGCGACATGGAGGACTGGGTCCCCAACAACGTCAACTGCGCCAACTTCGTCTCCGCGTGCCTCGAGCAGGCGGGCCTCATCACCAACGGCCAGCACGACAACTCCGTGATGGGCCTGCAGCGCAAGCTGGACGCGGACCCGGACTTCAAGCGCGTGTCCCTGCAGGACGCGAAGCCCGGTGACGTGGTGTCCATGAAGACGCCGGGCGGCCAGCACGTGGTGATGTTCGCGGGCTGGAAGGACGGCAAGGCCCAGTTCATCGGCTCCAACAACGTCAACTCGGACGGCTCGCAGCGCATCACCATCAGCTCGATGAACTACCCCATCATGTCCATCCACCAGCACCGCTAG
- a CDS encoding YiaA/YiaB family inner membrane protein, translating to MSRATPKVVVPHSAAWVIQTWLSFALSVGVTAVGIWNLPVDIWVKSFLGMGLLFTVGSTFSLSKTVRDQHEMEQLGTRIDEARVARLLSEHDTIAPPKM from the coding sequence ATGTCCCGCGCCACGCCGAAGGTCGTCGTCCCCCATAGCGCCGCCTGGGTCATCCAGACCTGGCTGTCCTTCGCCCTGTCCGTCGGAGTCACCGCCGTGGGCATCTGGAACCTGCCCGTGGACATCTGGGTGAAGTCCTTCCTGGGCATGGGGCTGCTCTTCACGGTGGGCTCCACCTTCAGCCTGTCGAAGACGGTGAGGGACCAGCACGAGATGGAGCAGCTCGGCACGCGCATCGACGAGGCCCGCGTGGCCCGGCTCCTCTCCGAGCACGACACGATTGCCCCGCCGAAGATGTAA
- a CDS encoding type IV pilus twitching motility protein PilT, producing MNKLLSVGVQNGASDIHFRPGDPPIYRVNGVLRPLKMEKLVPDHTKQVALHVINDQLVKAQIDSLQEHDSSYSVPGVARFRVNIYRQRGSLACILRIIPDEIPNIDALGLPQVLKKIASNDRGLVLVTGATGSGKSSTLAAMIDHINRNESLHVLTIEDPIEFIYKNIKCSISQREIGPDTESFARALRSALRQDPDVILVGEMRDTETIDIALKAAETGHLVLSTVHTTDASRTIGRLVSVFPAEEQVMVRMRLADCLKATISQRLLPRATGKGRTVALEIMTQTKSVEQYIREDRANELKDVIEKGRDMFGMQSFDQHLTQLYREGIITLEVAQGAASNPADFQRALEFE from the coding sequence TTGAACAAGCTGCTCTCGGTGGGCGTGCAGAATGGCGCCTCGGACATCCACTTCCGGCCGGGAGACCCGCCCATCTACCGAGTCAACGGGGTGCTGCGGCCCCTGAAGATGGAGAAGCTCGTCCCGGACCACACGAAGCAGGTGGCCCTGCACGTCATCAACGACCAGCTGGTGAAGGCGCAGATTGACTCGCTGCAGGAGCACGACTCGTCCTACAGCGTGCCGGGCGTGGCGCGCTTCCGAGTGAATATCTACCGGCAGCGGGGCTCGCTGGCGTGCATCCTCCGCATCATCCCCGACGAGATTCCCAACATCGACGCGCTGGGGCTGCCGCAGGTCCTCAAGAAGATTGCCAGCAATGACCGCGGGCTGGTGCTGGTGACGGGGGCCACGGGCTCGGGCAAGAGCTCCACGCTCGCGGCGATGATTGACCACATCAACCGCAACGAGAGCCTGCACGTCCTCACCATCGAGGACCCCATCGAGTTCATCTACAAGAACATCAAGTGCTCCATCTCCCAGCGGGAGATTGGCCCGGACACGGAGAGCTTCGCCCGCGCGCTGCGCTCGGCGCTGCGGCAGGACCCGGACGTGATTCTGGTGGGCGAGATGCGCGACACGGAGACCATCGACATCGCGCTCAAGGCGGCGGAGACGGGCCACCTGGTGCTGTCCACCGTGCACACCACGGACGCGTCGCGCACCATCGGCCGGCTGGTGTCGGTGTTCCCCGCCGAGGAGCAGGTCATGGTCCGCATGCGGTTGGCGGACTGCCTCAAGGCCACCATCTCCCAGCGGCTGCTGCCCCGCGCGACGGGCAAGGGCCGCACGGTGGCGCTGGAAATCATGACGCAGACGAAGTCCGTGGAGCAGTACATCCGCGAGGACCGCGCCAACGAATTGAAGGACGTCATCGAGAAGGGCCGCGACATGTTCGGCATGCAGTCCTTCGACCAGCACCTCACCCAGCTCTACCGCGAGGGCATCATCACCCTGGAGGTCGCGCAGGGCGCGGCCTCGAACCCGGCCGACTTCCAGCGCGCGCTCGAGTTCGAGTGA
- a CDS encoding protein-tyrosine phosphatase family protein, with the protein MSEPFRKLNLDWVLPSLAVGGRFPIEAAEHLAKKLGIRHVVDVRVEARDDEQVLREHGITLLHLPTEDMRAIRGDMLDDGVAWVTEVLGQGHKVYIHCEHGVGRSALLALCCMVALGHPPLEALSLAKQRRWQVAPSPAQLRTFLAWVEGWRQRHGLTWTVPTLQALADIAYSHLKNPPPADD; encoded by the coding sequence ATGAGCGAGCCATTCCGGAAGCTGAACCTGGACTGGGTGCTGCCCTCGCTGGCGGTGGGGGGGCGCTTCCCCATCGAGGCCGCGGAGCACCTCGCGAAGAAGCTCGGCATCCGCCACGTGGTGGACGTGCGGGTGGAGGCGCGTGACGACGAGCAGGTCCTGCGCGAGCACGGCATCACCCTGCTGCACCTGCCCACGGAGGACATGCGGGCCATCCGCGGCGACATGCTCGACGACGGCGTCGCGTGGGTGACGGAAGTCCTGGGGCAGGGGCACAAGGTCTACATCCACTGCGAGCACGGGGTGGGGCGCAGCGCGCTGCTGGCGCTGTGCTGCATGGTGGCGCTGGGGCACCCGCCCCTGGAGGCGCTCTCACTGGCGAAGCAGCGGCGCTGGCAGGTGGCGCCCAGCCCCGCGCAGCTCCGCACCTTCCTGGCGTGGGTGGAAGGCTGGCGCCAGCGCCACGGGCTGACGTGGACGGTGCCCACGCTCCAGGCGCTGGCCGACATCGCCTACAGCCACCTGAAGAACCCGCCGCCCGCCGACGACTGA
- a CDS encoding LysR family transcriptional regulator, whose amino-acid sequence MIQLQRLEGFYRVARAEGYARAARSFPYPITQPGVHQQVKRLEDEVGVPLFERVGKDRVVLTPEGRALYAHVAPFLEALDTVVQSLQKGEVGGTLRVHASGHVLRHLLPGWLRRLQAKRPDIEVALFESKTPALDVLRSGDTDLVVDHLPEIPDDVEAREVGRTYPFLVLPSHHPQAKSPKVRLEQLRDDAFIAYSTDRHLRELQLAELARAGVKPKRLHAADSSETILGFVAAGLGYSLLASLLPGGPREAGVVARPLPGSGTGSIHAAWRKSAARSPLLQAALALAPKP is encoded by the coding sequence ATGATTCAGCTCCAGCGGCTCGAGGGCTTCTACCGGGTGGCGCGCGCGGAAGGGTACGCGCGGGCGGCGCGCTCATTCCCGTATCCGATAACGCAGCCCGGGGTGCACCAGCAGGTAAAACGTCTGGAGGACGAAGTCGGAGTGCCCCTCTTCGAGCGCGTGGGCAAGGACCGCGTGGTGCTCACGCCGGAGGGCCGCGCGCTGTATGCGCACGTGGCCCCGTTCCTGGAGGCGCTGGACACCGTGGTGCAGTCCCTCCAGAAGGGCGAGGTGGGCGGCACGCTGCGAGTCCACGCCTCCGGCCACGTGCTGCGGCACCTGCTGCCCGGGTGGCTGCGGCGGCTCCAGGCGAAGCGGCCGGACATCGAGGTGGCCCTCTTCGAGTCCAAGACACCCGCGCTGGACGTGCTGCGCTCGGGCGACACGGACCTGGTCGTGGACCACCTGCCGGAAATCCCAGACGACGTGGAGGCGCGGGAGGTGGGGCGCACGTACCCGTTCCTCGTGCTGCCCTCGCACCACCCGCAGGCGAAGAGCCCGAAGGTGCGGCTGGAGCAGCTGCGCGACGACGCGTTCATCGCCTACAGCACGGACCGGCACCTGCGGGAGCTCCAGCTCGCGGAGCTGGCGCGGGCGGGGGTGAAGCCGAAGCGGCTGCACGCGGCGGACTCGTCGGAGACCATCCTCGGCTTCGTGGCGGCGGGGCTGGGGTACTCGCTGCTGGCGTCGCTGCTGCCCGGCGGGCCTCGCGAGGCGGGGGTGGTGGCCCGGCCGCTGCCCGGCTCGGGCACGGGCTCCATCCACGCCGCGTGGCGGAAGTCGGCTGCCCGCAGCCCGCTGCTCCAGGCCGCGCTGGCCCTGGCCCCGAAGCCGTAG
- a CDS encoding DUF4157 domain-containing protein → MSHAPSFPERLADAGHGLLTGVRSASLGVARGVGVVLVSLVGGAAQCARGRPRQGLPRLGRGLTRVVQLPVDVFLMLAGRMLSAVQVLAGVETTGRRLTEDEVARLRPIFGDSLEYERVRVKEGRLGLLSMSGRAFVHGDTVYVPGRGPPDFGLLVHELTHVWQHQHGGTAYMSAALAAQWVGDGYNWRKAVARELRWAQLNPEQQAQLIEDAALAGLIPPAVPLPARAKLKGWTEAALPLLDEALVCLHTGRGAP, encoded by the coding sequence GTGAGTCACGCGCCCTCATTCCCTGAGCGGCTGGCGGATGCGGGGCACGGCCTGCTGACGGGAGTGAGGAGCGCCTCGCTGGGTGTGGCGCGTGGTGTGGGCGTGGTGCTGGTGTCGCTGGTGGGAGGCGCGGCGCAGTGCGCGCGCGGGCGTCCCCGCCAGGGGCTGCCCCGGCTGGGACGCGGGCTGACGCGCGTGGTGCAGCTCCCGGTGGACGTGTTCCTGATGCTGGCCGGGCGCATGCTCAGCGCGGTGCAGGTGCTGGCGGGAGTGGAGACGACGGGCCGGCGACTCACGGAGGACGAGGTGGCGCGGCTGCGCCCCATCTTCGGAGACAGCCTGGAGTACGAGCGGGTGCGGGTGAAGGAGGGACGGCTGGGCCTGCTGAGCATGTCCGGCCGGGCCTTCGTGCACGGAGACACCGTCTATGTCCCCGGGCGTGGGCCGCCGGACTTCGGGTTGCTGGTGCACGAGCTGACGCACGTGTGGCAGCACCAGCACGGTGGCACCGCGTACATGAGCGCCGCGCTCGCCGCACAGTGGGTGGGGGACGGCTACAACTGGCGCAAGGCCGTGGCCCGTGAGCTGCGCTGGGCCCAGCTCAACCCCGAGCAGCAGGCACAGCTCATCGAGGACGCCGCGCTGGCGGGCCTCATTCCTCCGGCAGTGCCCCTTCCCGCGCGCGCGAAGCTGAAGGGGTGGACGGAGGCCGCGCTGCCCCTGCTGGACGAGGCGCTGGTCTGCCTGCACACCGGTCGCGGCGCGCCCTGA
- a CDS encoding heme NO-binding domain-containing protein: MQGVVFHELRSLAQARLGPQGWESLLEQAGLPRRVYLAFKDYPDTEVVALVDTAARMTSQPRLRVLEELGERLGPSLLRTYGVLVQPNWTVLDMVEHVERLHEQVRRDARLHLPGVVCQRVRRDVVEVSYSSPRKLCSLGIGAIRGLARYLGQTVVVKERRCMHQGAPTCELEVRQLA; this comes from the coding sequence ATGCAAGGTGTCGTCTTCCACGAGCTTCGAAGCCTCGCGCAGGCTCGGCTCGGGCCGCAGGGCTGGGAATCCCTTCTGGAACAGGCGGGCCTGCCCCGGCGCGTCTACCTCGCGTTCAAGGACTACCCGGACACGGAGGTCGTCGCCCTCGTCGACACGGCCGCGCGCATGACGAGTCAGCCCAGGCTCCGCGTGCTGGAGGAGCTGGGCGAGCGCCTCGGCCCGAGCCTGCTGCGCACCTACGGAGTGCTCGTCCAGCCGAACTGGACGGTGCTGGACATGGTGGAGCACGTGGAGCGCCTCCACGAGCAGGTGCGCAGGGATGCGAGGCTCCACCTGCCGGGGGTCGTCTGCCAGCGCGTGCGGCGAGACGTGGTGGAGGTGTCCTACTCCTCGCCCCGGAAGCTGTGCAGCCTGGGCATCGGCGCCATCCGCGGGCTGGCCCGGTACCTGGGACAGACGGTGGTGGTCAAGGAGCGCCGGTGCATGCACCAGGGCGCCCCCACCTGCGAGCTGGAAGTGCGCCAGCTGGCCTGA
- the agmC gene encoding adventurous gliding motility protein AgmC gives MRSVPLLVLVLLMAAPARAELDSFGLGTGRSGPRSVTVANTVINPSVRLVANASAGSRVLRPESLGGLGRDALVLIHQTVGFPASTPSGGSGSANPGAVGRWELARVETTGTAPAELRLTAPLVNSYTVPGAQVVFVPEYTNVTIGAAASLVASPWDGLSGGIVAFLATGTVTNQGLVSADGAGLRGAVYVNHPDTLGCSGQDVPPELGGAFKGEGLAVNRFGVASGRGYLVSGGGGGNCHNAGGGGGGHGGGGGTGGRTASDLDSSRAEGGFGGAKLTYLLVEQALFGGGGGAGQGNNDLGSGGGAGGGLVLVRANTVAGAGRFTANGASPGLTLGDDGAGGGGAGGAVIVRAAGAVNCGGVQAAGGAGGTVNDSIRYLGPGGGGSGGYVLLQGPAGTCPMAVPGGASGMTKVDNTAHGASAGGSGVSQEYRVPYQVPTTPAVVAPANGAVGVSTRPVFQGTTDPGVRVIISVDDVEVAQLTAGADGVFSGSYPGLRDPLPAGEHRVSVVAESLGTYSVRSSEVTFNVAVAQADGGVLEAPILVVPADGDFVDTTPLFAGVAPYSTTVGLVVDDGNEITVTVDTFGRFRYQVPDESPLTPGPHFIVLHAHNEAGDTGPFSPATRFESVAAVADAGSEVPDAGSDAGSEVPDAGSDAGAGDAGVGQREVPVMVVPAEDEVVDSTPLFAGVAAPGVSVSIEVDGAEVARVVADATGAFRHPVSTEHALSVGEHSVTAHAVVSATGVNGPRSEATDFEVRGPAALDVGCGCGASPASSAGLWALLVGMVAMRRRRR, from the coding sequence ATGCGCTCCGTCCCCCTCCTCGTGCTCGTACTCCTCATGGCGGCCCCCGCACGGGCCGAGCTGGATTCCTTCGGATTGGGGACGGGCCGCAGCGGGCCGCGCTCCGTCACGGTGGCCAACACGGTCATCAACCCCTCCGTGCGGCTGGTCGCCAATGCATCCGCCGGGAGCCGCGTGCTGCGCCCCGAGAGCCTCGGCGGCCTGGGCCGTGACGCGCTGGTGCTCATCCACCAGACGGTGGGGTTTCCCGCCTCCACGCCCTCTGGCGGCTCGGGCTCCGCCAACCCGGGGGCGGTGGGACGGTGGGAGCTGGCGCGCGTGGAGACCACGGGCACCGCGCCCGCCGAGTTGCGGCTCACCGCGCCCCTGGTGAACAGCTACACCGTGCCGGGCGCGCAGGTCGTCTTCGTTCCCGAGTACACCAACGTCACCATCGGCGCCGCCGCGTCGCTCGTGGCGTCACCGTGGGATGGGCTCAGCGGCGGCATCGTCGCGTTCCTCGCCACGGGCACGGTGACGAACCAGGGCCTCGTCAGCGCGGATGGCGCGGGCCTCCGGGGGGCCGTCTACGTCAACCACCCCGACACCCTGGGTTGCAGCGGGCAGGACGTGCCCCCGGAGCTGGGTGGCGCCTTCAAGGGCGAGGGCCTGGCGGTGAACCGCTTTGGCGTTGCCAGCGGGCGCGGCTACCTGGTCAGCGGCGGCGGTGGCGGCAACTGCCACAACGCGGGAGGTGGCGGCGGCGGGCATGGCGGGGGCGGCGGCACTGGCGGGCGCACCGCCTCGGATCTCGACAGCAGCCGGGCCGAGGGCGGGTTCGGCGGCGCGAAGTTGACGTATCTGCTGGTGGAGCAGGCCCTGTTCGGCGGCGGTGGCGGCGCGGGGCAGGGCAACAACGACCTGGGCTCCGGTGGCGGCGCGGGCGGGGGCCTGGTGCTGGTGCGGGCGAACACGGTGGCGGGCGCTGGCCGCTTCACCGCGAACGGCGCCTCGCCGGGCCTCACCCTGGGGGATGACGGGGCGGGCGGCGGAGGCGCGGGCGGTGCCGTCATCGTGCGCGCCGCCGGGGCGGTGAACTGCGGTGGCGTGCAGGCAGCCGGCGGCGCGGGCGGCACGGTGAATGATTCCATTCGCTACCTGGGGCCGGGCGGGGGCGGCAGCGGCGGGTATGTGCTCTTGCAGGGGCCGGCGGGGACCTGCCCGATGGCCGTGCCGGGTGGAGCTTCCGGGATGACGAAGGTGGACAACACCGCGCACGGCGCGAGCGCGGGCGGCTCGGGGGTCAGCCAGGAGTACCGCGTGCCCTACCAGGTGCCGACGACTCCGGCGGTCGTCGCCCCCGCGAATGGCGCGGTGGGGGTATCGACGCGTCCCGTCTTCCAGGGGACGACGGACCCGGGCGTGCGGGTCATCATCTCCGTCGATGACGTGGAGGTCGCCCAGCTCACCGCGGGCGCGGACGGCGTGTTCTCCGGAAGCTATCCCGGGCTGAGAGACCCCCTGCCCGCAGGCGAGCACCGGGTGTCGGTGGTGGCGGAGTCGTTGGGCACGTACAGCGTGCGCTCGTCCGAGGTGACCTTCAACGTCGCCGTCGCGCAGGCGGATGGCGGCGTGCTGGAGGCGCCCATCCTGGTGGTGCCCGCGGATGGCGACTTCGTGGACACCACGCCGCTGTTCGCGGGCGTGGCTCCCTACAGCACGACGGTGGGCCTGGTGGTGGACGACGGGAACGAAATCACCGTCACCGTGGATACGTTCGGCCGCTTCCGCTACCAGGTGCCCGACGAGAGTCCGCTGACTCCGGGCCCGCACTTCATCGTCCTCCACGCGCACAACGAGGCGGGAGACACCGGGCCCTTCTCGCCGGCCACGCGCTTCGAGTCGGTGGCCGCGGTCGCGGACGCGGGCTCCGAGGTGCCGGATGCGGGTAGCGACGCGGGCTCCGAGGTGCCGGACGCGGGAAGCGACGCGGGCGCTGGAGACGCGGGCGTGGGCCAGCGCGAGGTGCCGGTGATGGTGGTGCCCGCCGAGGACGAGGTGGTGGACTCGACGCCGCTGTTCGCCGGAGTCGCCGCGCCCGGGGTGTCCGTGTCCATCGAGGTGGATGGCGCCGAGGTGGCCCGCGTGGTCGCCGACGCCACGGGCGCCTTCCGTCACCCGGTGTCCACGGAGCATGCCCTGTCCGTGGGGGAGCACAGCGTCACGGCCCATGCCGTCGTGAGCGCCACGGGTGTGAATGGGCCCCGGTCCGAGGCCACGGACTTCGAGGTGCGAGGCCCCGCTGCGCTCGACGTGGGCTGCGGGTGTGGCGCGTCTCCCGCCAGCTCGGCGGGCCTCTGGGCGCTGCTGGTGGGAATGGTCGCGATGCGGCGGCGGAGGCGGTAG
- a CDS encoding metallophosphoesterase: MAELSQGAEREERTRLPVGLLLRWLMSLGGILTVFGGLHAYIAVRLFVSPEWPGAWSVLGPVGVALLFVSLPLGMMMSRREPTAWTRALQWLAYVWLGAFGILLSAVVAADLVGLVLRWTGVVADPLALARGRALAVVGVTLPAVVYAFVTARGRARVERLTVPVAGLGPGLHGLKVVQISDIHIGPTLDGRWLRRVVEQVNALKPDIVAVTGDLVDGHVEALRDEVKPLAELRASLGVFYVTGNHEYYHGGPAWAAEVARLGLTVLQNEHRVVERDNARLTVAGVTDHDAGHIHPAHASRPDVALDGAPHGVPRLLLAHQPRSALHVARAGVSVDLQLSGHTHGGQVFPFMFFVKLQQPVVSGLATIAGVRVYTHRGTGYWGPPLRLGPAPEIAELTLVTAP, encoded by the coding sequence GTGGCGGAGCTGTCCCAAGGCGCGGAGCGCGAGGAGAGGACACGGCTTCCCGTGGGCCTGCTGCTGCGGTGGTTGATGTCCCTGGGGGGCATCCTCACGGTGTTCGGAGGGCTGCACGCGTACATCGCCGTGCGGCTGTTCGTGAGCCCGGAGTGGCCCGGGGCCTGGAGCGTGCTGGGGCCCGTCGGGGTGGCGCTGCTCTTCGTGTCGCTGCCCCTGGGGATGATGATGTCGCGGCGCGAGCCCACGGCGTGGACCCGGGCGCTCCAGTGGCTGGCCTACGTGTGGCTGGGGGCCTTCGGCATCCTCCTCAGCGCGGTGGTGGCCGCGGACCTGGTGGGCCTGGTGCTGCGGTGGACGGGCGTGGTGGCGGACCCGCTGGCCCTGGCGCGGGGCAGGGCGCTGGCGGTGGTGGGCGTGACGCTGCCGGCGGTGGTGTACGCGTTCGTCACCGCGCGGGGCCGCGCGCGGGTGGAGCGGCTGACGGTGCCCGTGGCCGGGCTGGGGCCGGGGCTGCACGGGCTGAAGGTGGTGCAGATTTCAGACATCCACATCGGCCCCACGCTGGACGGGCGCTGGCTGCGGCGCGTGGTGGAGCAGGTGAACGCGCTGAAGCCAGACATCGTCGCGGTGACGGGCGACCTGGTGGACGGCCACGTGGAGGCGCTGCGCGACGAGGTGAAGCCGCTGGCGGAGCTGCGCGCCTCGCTGGGCGTCTTCTACGTGACGGGCAACCACGAGTACTACCACGGGGGCCCCGCCTGGGCGGCCGAGGTGGCCCGGCTGGGGCTCACCGTCCTGCAGAACGAGCACCGCGTGGTGGAGCGCGACAACGCGAGGCTCACCGTGGCGGGCGTGACGGACCATGACGCGGGCCACATCCACCCCGCGCATGCGAGCCGTCCCGACGTGGCGCTCGACGGGGCACCCCACGGCGTGCCTCGCCTGCTGCTGGCGCACCAGCCGCGCTCGGCGCTGCACGTGGCGAGGGCCGGCGTGTCGGTGGACCTCCAATTGTCCGGGCACACCCACGGTGGGCAGGTGTTCCCCTTCATGTTCTTCGTGAAGCTGCAGCAGCCCGTGGTCAGCGGCCTGGCCACCATCGCCGGGGTGCGCGTCTACACGCACCGGGGCACCGGCTACTGGGGTCCCCCGCTGCGCCTGGGCCCCGCGCCGGAAATCGCCGAGCTCACCCTCGTCACCGCTCCGTAA